ATTGTCCTTAGTGTCCTGAGGAGAGGCAGCAAGAAAAATAGTGGAGAAAAGTCTGAACTCAGAATCAAAAAGGCCTGGCTTCAAGTCCAATCTCTTATTCTTatctgtgatcttaggcaagtaacccaatatctTTGaacctatttttcctcttctgtcccCCTTGTATTAATGGGGCTGTacccgggggggggggaggcaacTCACTGTGTGATTGCACCCATATTACTCCTTTTTCAAAGGATGCCCAAGGTCAACAAGGTTGTGGGATCCCAAATCCCAAGAGAGCTGCTCCTATCACCAACTAAATTTGCTTCAGGCACCAGAATTCCTATTTGTACCTCCATACCCTATTTTTCCTTCCAGGTAATGGGGCTTTTGAAAAGAGAGCAATTTTACTCCAAGAAGCTTTTCCTGGTAAATCTAGGTTGTGTGGCAGGGAGTTCAGATGTATCAATTCCTCAAACAAACCAGGATGGGGACTGCCAATCCTTCCTCTGCATGCAATTTAATCTCCTCTTACTTTGCTGTCTACTCTGCAGGTCAGGAACTGGTGGAGTTCTGGATAATTGCTGAGAGAATCCTTGGGATAGATGAAACTAATGATAAACAGAAGGACACTTACCTGTCCCTCCTCCTTGTGCTGAAGGCCACTCACTTGCAGGAAGGCTCTTCTGTCCTGATTCTTTGCAATATGAATATCAGTAAGAATCTCAAAGGCATCATAAGCAAGAAACGGGGGGAGTGGGGGAAATCAATAGactcaaattatttttcaattgtccACATCaaaactcattctctttcttatTGATAATTACTGTAGCTTTCTAATTAATTGCTTTGCTGCTATCTCACTGTTTCTTGTAGCTCTCTAATTAATTGCTTTTCTGCTATCTCACTGTTTCTTAAAGTCTTTTTCAATGCAAGATGGAAATCCTGTGGAGCCCAAAGAGGAAGGATCTGAAAAAAGGCACTGCCATTTGGGTTGCCACTTTGCATTAACCTGAGAAAAAAGCTGCCCAGCACTAGGTTGGGGCAAATGAGCAGCTGGCCACTTTCTCCTAACCAGAGTGACTTCATCATTTTGTCTGAAAATCCCAGACATACCTATATTCAGTTGTAAATGCATTAAAGGTTCATTCCAAATCATTTTAGCTATGCCTCCAATTTTAGATTAGCTAATCTTCTGATCATTCCCATTTATATGGATGAATGAGAGTTGAATAAGAAACACAGGACTAAAAAGTATTATCTATGGTCATCTAGTGCTGATAGTTAAGTATACGTCTAATttctaaataaaagagatttcAATACTCTACATAATCTTCAATatttccttggatttttttttcttttatttatccattcagtAGTCTGGGTTAGATTGCATTATACCAGGCAAGAGTTACTTGTGTTCCTCTCCCCACTCTATATCAGAGTCAAAATACTGGGCACAGTCCAATTAACTAACACCATTTCTCTCAGCAGATTTGAGCTCTAGCCACAGTGTCTACTACTGATTTACTagttcagtttccccatcagttAAATGAGGATAATGGGGTTAAAGTTTGGATTCCCCTTCCCTCTCAGGGTTGAAAAGCACTTGGAGTAGcaaaatgatcatttctttttttaaattctaataatcatttattttgtctttttcctatttcttccctgccctcttcactgaaaaaaaaaattatcattctacCTTCACTCTTGATTTCTGTGTCCTTTCCAGAATCACTGATGAACCTCTCTGTGTGGCATCCCAAACAATCCACTACCAGGAGGCAGATTCTGAGCCGCATGCAGAAAGTGGCCCTATTCAAAATCCAGAGCTATTGGCTTCCAAACTTTTACATTCATTGTAAGATCAATATGGCCAAGGAGGAGGAGTGCCAGGCTCTGTTGCAGGAGTATGAAGACCGCCTTGGTCGGAAtgacgaagaagaagaagatgataatgaagatgaagatgaagaagaagaagaagaaggaggaggaggaggggaagaaggagaaaaagaatatagaGCCTCCCTGTCAAGTGACCTCCCCCTGAAGATGAGCATTAGGAGACTTTATGTGACCCGGAAACCTTACTGTAgcaagaagatgaagaagaagatgtGGCGATTTATTGAACAGGGCACATGGACTGTTGAGTCTGAACTGCCTCTTATTCATACTTTGCATACCCCAAAGAGCAAGTTGCATGATAAAGGGTTTCAAAGCCTCCCTGATGTCTTTAGTCCTCCACCAAAACTCGTTGTGCACATGGGTACCCTGAGACCATTGCGTTTTAAAGACAGTCTAGATGATTTAAAGGTAAAGGAGAGCTTCACTTCCACAATCTTCAGCTCCAAGGTGGATACTAAAGCCTTTCCACCCTTTTCCCTAGAAGGAGTCTGTGAGAAGAAATTCACCGCCAAATTGCGAAACTCCACCCCTGTTATCAACCACCCCTCCCTGTTATCCCTAAAGAAAGTGATTAAGAAAGGTTGTTCCTTTGAATACCTCCACTGGGCTTTGACTGCTGATTCCCATGCGGGGAACCCTTTTGGAGACTACCTTAAGAGTAAGCACTACAAAATGGAAAACCGCCTCCTGTGTCTCTGGAAGGACCTGGACAACTTCCTGACCATTTGCATCAGTGCAAAGAAAGGTGGTAATCTGCTATTTCGGCACACTCTTGGAAATCGCATCTGTGAGCTCTACCTCAATGAGGACAATGGCCCCACCCTGCCACTCAAACCTCAAACTATCCAGCATCTGAAAGAGCTGCTGCCTTCTGGGAATGTGATTCCTTGGATCCCCAAAGCACAGAAAGAGATATGCAAGGTAGGCTAGGATACCCAGAGCTAGCATTGAATTTGgccctttaaaaaacaaatgtctcTATCACTGCGTAGATTCTAGCAATATTATTCCTACTAGTCCTATTATTAATTCCTTGTAACTATGGTGGAGAGTGGTACAAGCTTGAATGAGCTTCCTAAAACAACAGTTCTATTGAATCTTCCAGATCACTGAACAGCAGGCTACTTTTGTCCACTTCCTTTTGAAAATACCCAAAGAAAAATTCATCTAAAATCCACCTGGACTTTTATCTGTAGTTGCTGTTGTCTACACCTAGTACAGTCACCTTCCTATATACTGGGGTTGTTAGATCTTCACTATGTATCCCTCTAATCTAGGAAAGCTTAAGAAAACCATTCCTCATGttgagaagaattgcatatgtttaacctaaatCCAATtagttgctgtctaggggagggaacagttggaggaggagggagaaaaaaattggaacacaagattttttttttccccccttttttttttaatttttattttattttataattataacatttttttgacagtacatatgcatgggtaattttttacaacattatcccttgcacttacttctattcagattttttcccttcctcccccaaccccctcccccagttggcaagcagtcttatatatgtcaaatatattacagtatattctagatacaacatatgtgtgtagaaccgaattttttgttgcacaggaagaattggattcagaaggtgaaaataacagtttacactcatttcccagtgttccttttctggatgtagctggttctgtccatcattaatcaattggaattggattagctcttctctgtgttgaagaaatccacttccatcagcagacatcctcgtacagtatcattgttgaagtgtataatgatcttctgggaacacaagattttgcaaaaatgaatgttgaaaactatctttgtatatattttggaaaagaaaaaaaaactattattataaaaaaaggaaaccattCCTCCTCCTAAAAGAACTGTGGTAGTTTGAATAAGGGATTTACTACCCTGGTCTAAACAACTATGATCCTAAGATCTTCTAGCAGGCCTCATAGGATCAGATAGCAAATGGGaaggaagacaaaggaaaaaggtCATAGCAGTAAAACTGATATCAGCGCTCCATACCAACTAGGTAAGCTGTAGTGCAATGAAGTCCACAGTTTGAGACTTTATTAGATCTGAGCTAGTAGTCTCAAGCTAATTTTGAAGAAGCCTAGGGCCAAAAGTAATGGTTTAGGTTATTATTTCCAGCTCCCAGTTCAATTGAATTCAGCAAATAATTAttacaaggcactgtgctaggtgctgtgTGAGACATATCATGAATGGTGTGGTCCCTGCCATCAAAGAGTAAGCCAAGAGAACATCTAATATAAAAgataagtggatagagcaccagccttgaattcaggaggacccgagttcaaatctggtctcagacacttaacacttcctagctgtgtgaccctgggcaagtcacttaaccccaacctcaaaaaaaaaaaaaaaaaaaaaaaaaaaaggtaagatgtATATAAATGTCCACAATATGGtatagaagatgaaaagaaaaatacaaaaataaagggaaggCCTGTGAGCATTCCGAGTAAGGAGATACTACTTCCAATGGGTGAAAGAAGGGAAATTTAAGTGGATCTATGAAATGTGAGTGGGATTTCAATAACCAGGGCAAATTATGAAAAATGTCCCCTTTATGTAAATAGTAATTAATTGAACTCCAAAGAGTTCCCAAATGAAATATTATCCTTGAGGCAAAGGAATGGGAGTAGCTAGTATTGTTCATTACAGTTGAGCTTTTCTTCTATACTAGAGTTTCCTGAATAAAATAGCCTATTCAAAAAAGATGTATGTaatgtgctttgtaaattgtCAAACTCCACATAAATCTTATTAGTTACTAttgttgtttgttattattaGCCTGGATGAAACAGAAGTCCTAGTGAGCCAGAAAGTACAACATTTGTTTCAATCCCTCATATTTTGTGTTTGGATTTTAGATTCTTGCTTCCTTCTTTGATGACTTCCTTGATCTGGATGACTACTGGTTTCTCATCTTTGTGGTAGGAGAGGTTAAGGAATTGGTATTGGATGGAGGAGGTTCTGGGGGATACACAAGAGTGTTTGGGCAAAGGAGATGGCTGTTCTGCCAGAGGTtgacaaaatagaattttatatttctgtagTTCCCAAGGAATTGTGACACCCCTTTATGCTTCAGGGATAAATAAGAGATCATCGAGTCCAGAATAAAAGGAATTGAGTGCTCTCACTGTCTTTAAAATAAGTCCAATCCACACACACATCTAATCCCAACTTTTTTCCTCCACAGACTTTCAGACCAGGAAGATTTCACTTCTAATAGAAACTGGGTCCAATGGGGAGGTGGAGGTAGAGGGAACTTATACAAAGGGGGATTATTCTTCTCATCTCATGGATGAACCAAAAGAAAACTACTTCTGCTGTGGTCTCCTGTTCTTATGGCAAACTCAAAACCTCTTTCTATTAGTCTCAAACAAATAGCAGTGAAAGCAAGAGGCAGAAACCAAAGGAGCCCTTGGACAACATGGAATATATTCTATTGTGTAAGAGGATACAGGAATCCCTGATGCTGAGTCATGATTTGTCCACCCTGGAAGACATGGAAGCACTCACGGATACACACTGGCAAATGATAGCTCTGCAGGACCTGAAAAAGGGGGGAGCTCTCCATTTGGAACTACAGCCTACAGTGTACAGGGAAGGTAAAATTTGTGGACAAATGACAAAAAATCATCTGAAGCTCTTAATATGCTTGTTGAATCAGCTAAAAATTCTTATAATTCTCTTTTCTGTAGCCCTCTACCTTGCATTTATCATTAGTTCTGTAGGTTCCTAAAAAGCAGAGCCTCAATTTTCAGTTAGTCTCTGTATTCCATCCCTTAATTCTAACTTGAATGTGGGGTTCTTGTGGGGGATGCAGACATCCCATTCCACTATGATATCACATTGAAAtaagacatatgtatataaacatacaaaaatatatgtaatgcaTTTTAATGGAATTCTTTCACCAGACCAACATTAATCAACTCAACGTTGAGCTCATTATTGGTAAGCAATCTGTCCCTGTATCCTCTTCTCCTTTGACAGATATAAGGCAAATGAGCTTTGAAGAGCTGCGCAAGAAGAACCCAAAGGTAGCTATAGAGAAGATGAGTGAAGACTTTAAGAAGTATTATGAAAAGATACCTATAAATGCTGGTAAGTGCCTaaacattagaaaataaaattaaatcctaaaggaggagaaagggagttCCACATTCAAAAGATACCAGCTTATGGTAGAACTCCGTTTTGTTCCAGTGGGATAGTGATTGGAAGCAGTGCCTTTAGGGGAAGATACTCTGTCTATTCTACTTTGTACCCTAACTTTAATATAGACATAGGGTCCTCTATGCATTTAAATATACTTAATTAATTAAGAGTTGTGATTATAATAATAAGTTGGCCACCAAAAATAGAGACTCTTTAACTATCTTGATCTAGAAGCTAGGGATATCTGTCTTCCTCTTCCCTATACAAACTGAGGTaaagaaaaagatagatagaCGTGATCCAAGTCAAAATAGCTTCCTGTACTGattgttttcatatttcttcataaCTCTTTTCCATTGGAAATTTCTTGTTCTTTGGTGATAGTGCATAGGCTTTCTCCTAATCACTTACTCCTCTCCTCTTCAgtccttctcattctccttttggCAAACCCTAATTTAGTCAATCATTCTTGTATAAATATAGGAAATCTCAAACTTTCTTATAACACTTGAAATTTCCCAATAGGAAAGCAAACCAAGAAGTTGTATCCTCGTTTGCAATATCCGAATACCTTATCCTTCCTCAAGAAGGGAAGTGGTATTTTGAGAAAACCCTCACTAAGACCCAGGTAAGAAATAGTTTTCTACATCTACTCCATTTTTGCAGGCCTGACCTCTCTCCTGAATTCCACTTCTGTATAAACCTTCTCTGATCTGATGCTAATAAACTCAATGTATCTGATACCAGTACTTCCACTGATAGGTCTGatgcttccatttatttttctaatctaattaCCTCTGTATGGATGGATGGTATCACCATTCctgattctttccctttctccttctcctcacaTCCCATAAGTCACCTAAATTTGACAGTGTCTATTAATTATGTCCCTTCCTGATATTTCCATACTAATCCAGACCCTTGTTATTCCTCATCtaaaaaactacaataaaaaactTTCCTGAAGTCACTCTTCCCTTGAATCCAttaaaggatcatagaattaCAAAAGCTAGTtgtagaagggaagaaagaagtaaTATGATTTAGAAGATCACCATAGTTAATGATCACCTCATCTAGTAATGGGAAATTGACCACTTCTTGTGACAATCTATTCTATATTTgaagtatttgaatttttaagatgattagggaaaaaacaGTTTCCAGGTCCTCATCTCTCTGACTTTATCCCTGTCCAAAACTACCTTGGGAATAGAATTATTGCGTGTCCTGCAATTATGGCCTTGTTATAGCCCCTATCTATCCAAGAATGTTCCTATTCCCCTGTCTGATGGGGCCTGAGCCACAATTTCCAAGCTGTAAATACCAAGTTAATTCCTCTCTCCCTGCCCTTTCTTTGAAGATAACAATAGCTGCAAGACTAATGGCAGTCTTGCTTGTGTGTTTTGCttgcttaaaaaaattttttaaacttatataaATAGTGTGCCTCAGTTGCTTGAAGGTTTTGGAAGTATATTCCCATTTCAGTCAGCTAGCTTAAACTCTCCACattacagattttttaaaaaatctcttcttgcttcagtttctctggtattactgtatgaccctggtcaagtcacttagccctgttcaggtttttttttcctttttagtaaaATGAGTGGGAGGGGAGAATGGAATGGCCAATTACActagtacttttgccaagaaaaccccaaatgaagtcataaagatATGAAGATATTACTGAATAacgaaataacaataaaaaaagatagtTAAAAAGCAGGTCATAGTAACATAAAAGTAGATGAAAAGTCCCAGgcaaaaagtttaaaagaaataagcaagaaaaaatcccaagaatTCCCTATTATGGTCCTAGAGTTCATTTTACATCCTCTTTGCCCAAATGTCCCCCATCCAGATCCCACATCCACTCTATAATATCTTTGCTCACAACAGTTTCAGTTGGTTTTCTAGGCTCTTGGTATATTAATTCAAGCCTCCTTAGCTTCACCAGTATACTGGTTCCCAAAGCTATGTTTTAGCTCTTTCCACTTTACTATGATCACATGAACTTTTTTGGACTGCCCTTTCACATTTATTTGCAATACATAAAAAATTCCAGGTCTTCTTCACAGAAACTGTTATTTAAATGCTTTTCTCCtgtgtaattgattttttttattatttggggTGGggctttttggttgttttttttttacaattgacTTTTTAACTCAAGTACAGATCTTTTCATTTAATTACTGTATCTGTAATGTCCCTTTTcttataccatgctgcctctctctacacacacacacacacacacacacacacacacacacacacacacacacacaaaacttgtTTTATTCCAATTTCTATGTATTACTCAAGCACATTATTGGGTTTGTGATTCAAGGTATTCACAGAAAATACATTTCATAAGGTTATAagttggaaagacatttagtatAAATTCAGGAACAAACTGCAGGTCTCCTCTTGCCTGTCTGATCActcattctttgtctcttttccaAGATTGCTTTCTTATCTCCTACCCCTAACTTCTCATGGCTCTATCTTGaaccctcttctttctctatgcCCTCTCTCTTAAGTGATATCCTCCATATGGATTCAATTATATTAGTTACACAAATGATTCCCCAATCTACATTTTAGACAATCTTTTTCTTAAATTCCAGTTTTGTATCAACTACCTACTGGATGTCTCCaagacatttctttctctatttccaattaaatgagtttttttctatCAACTTCCTGATTTTTGAAAGCACCATCATTTTTACAGTTATCTAAGTTTGAATCTTCAGAGTAATTCTTGACCCGTCCTTCTCATTCATTCcctctatttcacattttaaatctttttttatttataacttttcCCTCACACCTAATGACTACCATTAATTCACATAATTATCATGAGTCATTTGTACTACTGCAATAATCTTCTACTCAGAGTTCCTTCTCTAAGAAATCACTCACagctaataaaataaagtcaTCTTACAATTATCTAAATGTttatatctttgtctttttcataaagtgaaatgataaaaagaatttaaagaaacttagaagaattatttgaattgatacagaataaagtaaacaaaattagtaaataaaaaattaattagtgACCAtaatgatgtaaaagaaaaagaataatgaaggACTCCAAAAATtctgattaataaaatgattgatcATAACTTCAGTGAAGTAATAGTGAAGCATGATTTTCTATCTCTCACTAAGTATATTATGATTCATACATTATCAGGCATGCTTATTTGTTCTCATTTACaataattctttgttacaagaagtgtagagaaatcttttttgtaattaacaatgatatttaaaagataaatctcttagggaaaaaacaaacaccaTTAGACATCTCCTTTATTTAACACTTATTCACTAACCAAACACTTAGCATACCATTCCATCAGTAATAAGAACTCTCTTTCAATGCACTATCAACCAGCCCacaattctctctcccttttattCCATGAAGATACATGAGGAACTGTCAAATGTCATGCTTAAAGTCTAGCAGTCTATATATGTTGATGGCACTTTGCTGATCTAGTAATATTTAACAACTATCTCTCTgcctaatatatgttaaagtttaatatgattcatttacattttctccatcacttaagTCTAAACTATCAACAAGAcaataaatcaagttctgattattaatatttgctgatttctgaaaagTCAATGCTAACAATGAAAATTTCACAACTGGATCCTAGTAGAGTATACAAAAGCTGACTTAAATACACTCCTGAAAGTAAGTTAATCTGTCATGATTTCagaagtggagccaagatgatagaaaaaaagacaaggacTTCCCTTCTCCTCTAAAATAATCCAAACACTTTTCAATAATGTTCAAAACAAATCTTAAAAGTCACAAAACCCAAAAAAGGATGGAGTGGAACAGTTTTTTGTcccaagaaaacttaaaaggcaaagaaaaggtCTGTCATGCCAGGATGAAAGTGAATCATAATTTGGTGCAGACTCTGCCAGTATAAACCAAGCctcagcaaaccaggagcagttATTGAAGACCAAATCAGCAGAGGCAGCTGTGGGTGGCTTCTGGAGCTCTCAGTCCACAAATAACAAGGACATCAAACAACTAAGGGtccctttgcttgaagacctggATACCAGTTCCAGGACAAGGAGGAGTTCTAGCACACTAGACCTTGTGGCTGCAGTGGAGTAGAGCTCCTATTTACAGGTCCGTCATGGAAAAGCGTGCTTATAGACTAGTGAACATTACAGGAGAGATATACCTTTAAATCATGTCATCTTGAAAAATCCAAAAACTTACAAGTCTCTAGAATTGTCTCTGATAaaagctgcacaaaaaaaaaaaccctgaagcttgAGACACTGGCCCTTTCATTCTTGGAAGCAGAGCCtcactttaacaaaaagttaaaattaagaaattggctagaaaatgagcaaacagcagaaaaaacagcagaaaaactatagaaaattattatagtgacaaggaaaatcaaaattcaaactcagaagaagaaaacaaagtcaaaaccTCTATATCAAAGCCtcaaattaaaatatgaattagCTTCAGCCCATGGAAGAACTCagaaaggatatttttaaatcaagtaaGAAAAGTAGGgtggaatgggaagagaaatgagagtgatacaagaaaatcatgaaaaaaaaaagtcaagagctTCAATAAAGaaggatacacacatacacacacacacacacacacacacacacacacacacacacacacacacactgcctaaAAACCAGAACAGGCCAAATGTTAACAGAGGcacaaaaaaatccataaaataatgacttcaaaaacagaattgtccaagtggaaaaagagaaacaaaaatccactgaagaaaagaattccttaaaaagtagaattg
The Sminthopsis crassicaudata isolate SCR6 chromosome 4, ASM4859323v1, whole genome shotgun sequence genome window above contains:
- the RGSL1 gene encoding regulator of G-protein signaling protein-like, which gives rise to MLCKELISFIRSSEGAKMMRWKTADQWLLYKCVGGVRGMWRFCAYLSGTVGQELVEFWIIAERILGIDETNDKQKDTYLSLLLVLKATHLQEGSSVLILCNMNIKSLMNLSVWHPKQSTTRRQILSRMQKVALFKIQSYWLPNFYIHCKINMAKEEECQALLQEYEDRLGRNDEEEEDDNEDEDEEEEEEGGGGGEEGEKEYRASLSSDLPLKMSIRRLYVTRKPYCSKKMKKKMWRFIEQGTWTVESELPLIHTLHTPKSKLHDKGFQSLPDVFSPPPKLVVHMGTLRPLRFKDSLDDLKVKESFTSTIFSSKVDTKAFPPFSLEGVCEKKFTAKLRNSTPVINHPSLLSLKKVIKKGCSFEYLHWALTADSHAGNPFGDYLKSKHYKMENRLLCLWKDLDNFLTICISAKKGGNLLFRHTLGNRICELYLNEDNGPTLPLKPQTIQHLKELLPSGNVIPWIPKAQKEICKILASFFDDFLDLDDYWFLIFVSQTNSSESKRQKPKEPLDNMEYILLCKRIQESLMLSHDLSTLEDMEALTDTHWQMIALQDLKKGGALHLELQPTVYREDIRQMSFEELRKKNPKVAIEKMSEDFKKYYEKIPINAGKQTKKLYPRLQYPNTLSFLKKGSGILRKPSLRPRSLMDVLHHPVHLEYFKEFLRANKSENLLSFILAMQKACSEPNEKTQKSLVDAILKTFFHNKESDVEDILQCTIPILKEISSMNRVPLVVLLQAQNQVLKYLDDKWFKTYQDMFPHRLHIQIPEVEIPQKILKKETKTINLGLRKKRVWIYLSAIIRSICKFRREMKKPESRRQFEDFLRKEMTNYKENIVISGLPKSTTGTPPPQKTALDVDLEDVVFVKRRILGHKMVIINFLVNDLNYFFEIEKFNDLVSSALVLQVNKVFNENDVALMKAKGNIIYKLFLASDIPPKLRVNISEAIKDTIYNAIIDGHLDRSVFHSSVMTIFPIIMYFWKKYCNWKAKRDYLRSWGKKSKEPSPAHSVSPKQNQWSGGDHFVMRFSLVKGIEWLLPQPREEVESPRAMSSSGSVNQKKKLSIPLPPVVGDMEKDDDNISIKNEKRIQEAGLAPLEIQ